One Candidatus Sulfurimonas baltica DNA segment encodes these proteins:
- a CDS encoding calcium:proton antiporter, which produces MEEIAYSTNNKLKYFINDYWDIFLGIASIIIAFYFHKVSSGGAATLFAAIGIGALSLSVSEIAEILSERLQEPYGSFVLTLSAVIVEIILLYIILLQAVSDPEVVNTVKGGIISAVIVDMNVLLGLAVFLGGLKFTEQEHNKETSSAYTTILFVTGAALLVPGVLGLGKHSQSVIENASIAIAVLLMLFYIIILIFQTKTHTHFFKQTARSRIFRIKRKMAEKSLEEVQEEDDGYIFEKFNKLGLILSIFIFIAIIALGAEVFASDGIKLAKEYGISAGISGLIIAIVAVSPEIITAIKAAKNDEIQRVVNIAMGASTVSILLTVPILMALAYASGIRFTLNFNPLEIGALFLTIILAWKTTDEGHTNYFEGISHLMFFFAFAIIAAYY; this is translated from the coding sequence TTGGAAGAAATAGCTTACAGCACAAATAATAAGTTAAAATATTTTATAAATGATTATTGGGATATTTTTTTAGGTATTGCAAGTATTATAATAGCATTCTACTTTCATAAAGTAAGCAGCGGTGGAGCAGCAACACTTTTCGCAGCAATTGGCATCGGTGCACTCTCCCTAAGCGTATCAGAAATTGCAGAGATACTTTCAGAGAGATTGCAAGAGCCTTATGGCAGTTTTGTATTAACACTAAGTGCTGTAATTGTTGAGATAATACTACTTTATATTATCCTTCTTCAGGCAGTTTCAGATCCGGAGGTAGTAAACACTGTTAAGGGTGGTATTATCTCAGCGGTTATTGTAGATATGAATGTTTTGCTTGGGCTAGCAGTATTTTTAGGTGGACTTAAATTTACTGAACAAGAACACAACAAAGAGACTTCAAGTGCCTACACAACCATACTTTTTGTAACGGGGGCTGCTCTGCTCGTGCCTGGAGTACTTGGGCTAGGAAAACATTCTCAATCAGTTATTGAAAATGCCTCGATTGCTATTGCTGTTTTACTAATGCTGTTTTACATAATAATATTGATTTTTCAAACAAAGACTCATACACACTTTTTTAAGCAAACTGCCAGAAGCAGAATTTTTAGGATTAAAAGAAAAATGGCTGAAAAAAGCCTAGAGGAAGTTCAAGAAGAGGATGACGGTTATATCTTTGAAAAATTCAATAAACTTGGACTTATTCTATCTATTTTCATCTTCATAGCTATTATTGCCTTAGGTGCTGAAGTGTTCGCAAGTGATGGAATTAAATTAGCAAAAGAGTATGGTATATCTGCAGGCATTTCAGGGCTTATAATCGCAATCGTCGCTGTTTCGCCTGAAATTATTACTGCAATTAAAGCGGCCAAAAATGATGAGATACAAAGAGTTGTCAACATAGCGATGGGAGCATCAACTGTATCAATTTTACTAACTGTTCCTATTTTAATGGCTCTTGCATATGCCAGCGGAATCAGATTTACTCTCAATTTTAACCCACTTGAAATTGGGGCACTGTTTCTTACAATAATCTTAGCATGGAAAACAACGGACGAGGGTCACACAAACTATTTTGAGGGAATATCCCACTTAATGTTCTTTTTTGCCTTTGCGATAATTGCCGCATATTACTAA
- a CDS encoding response regulator transcription factor, translating to MKKHTIIIVEDDEITALNLELSLQKHGYDIIAICDNASEAKKKIDEYKPNIIIIDISLQESSDGIELAKTIRKKYSIPFIYLTSHSDDDIIAEAIKTEPYGYIVKPFDPVSLHATIQMAIFKFSVENDRNEEINASKIDKQHLDKLLYAKRDPDKPFISFGDAYYMDITKNEIFYNYEKIKLTKKEYAILRLLVAKLGSVISFKQAIDYVWQDNGATENSIRTLVWRLRNKLPTDIIKNASGIGYLIEK from the coding sequence ATGAAAAAACACACTATTATCATTGTAGAAGATGATGAGATTACTGCTCTTAATCTAGAACTCTCTCTACAAAAACATGGGTATGATATTATTGCTATATGTGACAATGCCTCTGAAGCTAAAAAAAAGATTGATGAATACAAACCTAATATCATTATTATAGATATATCTCTTCAGGAGAGTAGTGATGGTATAGAGTTGGCAAAAACAATTAGAAAAAAATATTCTATACCGTTTATATATTTAACTTCTCACAGTGATGATGACATCATCGCTGAAGCAATAAAAACGGAACCTTATGGATACATAGTTAAACCATTTGATCCAGTTTCACTACACGCTACAATACAGATGGCTATTTTTAAGTTCAGCGTTGAAAATGATAGAAATGAAGAAATAAATGCTTCTAAAATAGATAAACAACACTTAGATAAACTGCTATATGCAAAAAGAGACCCAGATAAGCCGTTCATCTCTTTCGGAGATGCTTATTATATGGATATCACCAAAAATGAGATATTTTACAATTATGAAAAAATCAAACTTACTAAAAAAGAGTATGCTATATTGCGGCTTCTTGTTGCCAAACTAGGTAGTGTTATAAGTTTTAAACAAGCTATAGATTATGTGTGGCAAGATAATGGGGCAACTGAAAACAGCATTAGAACACTAGTTTGGAGACTTAGAAACAAGCTTCCTACTGATATAATAAAAAATGCTTCAGGAATAGGCTATCTTATTGAAAAATAG
- a CDS encoding alpha/beta fold hydrolase has protein sequence MQRIIDGINVKTFGEVTNQAIVFIHGFPYDQTLWDDVIDEFKDEYYCISYDIRGFGKSALITAQFTMESYTQDLESVIFGLKLDKPIIFGFSMGGYIALRANERENYKALILANTTTSSDDDKAKLKRAAGISDIDAKGLEPFIDGFLSVAFSEDFIKKEPLKIKKIKENIMSFNPICWITVSVKRLQQYKNIFYFLIVNSFCSTKKIKRGYRVN, from the coding sequence ATGCAAAGAATAATTGATGGTATAAATGTTAAGACTTTTGGTGAAGTTACCAACCAAGCTATAGTCTTTATACATGGGTTTCCATATGATCAAACACTTTGGGATGATGTGATAGATGAGTTTAAAGATGAGTATTATTGCATCTCGTATGATATTAGAGGTTTTGGCAAGTCTGCTCTTATCACAGCTCAATTTACAATGGAGAGTTATACCCAAGACTTAGAAAGTGTTATCTTTGGTTTAAAGTTGGATAAGCCCATTATTTTTGGATTTTCAATGGGTGGTTATATTGCACTTAGGGCAAATGAAAGAGAAAATTACAAGGCATTGATACTTGCAAACACTACAACAAGCAGTGATGATGATAAAGCAAAACTAAAACGGGCTGCCGGCATTTCAGACATAGATGCTAAAGGGCTTGAACCTTTTATAGACGGTTTTTTATCAGTTGCTTTTAGTGAAGATTTTATCAAAAAAGAGCCATTGAAGATAAAAAAAATTAAAGAAAATATCATGAGTTTTAATCCCATTTGTTGGATCACCGTCAGTGTCAAGAGACTGCAACAATACAAGAATATTTTTTATTTCTTGATCGTTAACAGTTTTTGTTCCACCAAAAAAATCAAGAGGGGATACCGGGTCAACTGA